The following proteins are encoded in a genomic region of Burkholderia diffusa:
- a CDS encoding TetR/AcrR family transcriptional regulator, whose protein sequence is MKMPDTNRRHSGRAAERGRPREFDVDRAIEAAARVFWEHGYHATPVDALCEATGVFRGSLYRTFGDKHGLLVAAFDRYAEGAIARLKERLTADLPPRRALREALLHYTKVSVNLSERHGCFITNAVIELLPGDQALRSKIELTLQRIATQFSLAIARGQQVGEFDRRIDAEEAGRFLLCMVQGIRVLGKVDMNETALASIVDMALRAVT, encoded by the coding sequence ATGAAGATGCCTGATACAAACCGCCGTCATTCTGGGCGAGCCGCTGAGCGCGGACGACCACGAGAATTCGATGTTGACCGCGCAATCGAGGCTGCTGCGCGAGTGTTTTGGGAACACGGCTACCATGCGACTCCCGTCGATGCGCTATGCGAAGCGACCGGGGTCTTTCGCGGCAGCCTGTATAGAACCTTTGGCGATAAGCATGGATTGCTCGTTGCGGCGTTCGACCGTTATGCAGAAGGGGCCATTGCACGACTGAAGGAGAGGTTGACTGCCGACTTGCCTCCACGACGGGCACTTCGCGAAGCGCTTCTGCACTATACGAAAGTGAGCGTGAACCTATCCGAGCGCCATGGCTGCTTTATTACCAATGCAGTGATCGAACTCCTGCCGGGCGATCAAGCTCTGCGGTCAAAAATTGAATTGACTTTGCAGCGTATAGCGACGCAATTCAGCCTCGCGATTGCAAGAGGTCAGCAAGTCGGCGAATTCGATCGTCGTATCGACGCAGAGGAAGCCGGGCGATTCCTACTATGCATGGTTCAAGGGATACGCGTGCTCGGTAAGGTCGACATGAACGAGACTGCACTCGCATCGATCGTCGACATGGCGTTGCGCGCAGTGACGTGA
- a CDS encoding MerR family transcriptional regulator, producing MRIGELARRTGISERMLRYYEQEGLLSPKRTDSGYRDYGSDEIDAAQRIRALSAAGLKISSIRLLLPCVLGEKPVFHPCVQARALLRDEVEKLDTRLRELSETRKVVARLLDAVDTNETLPL from the coding sequence ATGCGTATCGGAGAGTTGGCTCGCCGCACTGGCATCAGTGAGCGGATGCTGCGGTATTACGAACAGGAAGGTCTGCTGAGTCCGAAGAGGACCGATTCGGGCTACCGCGATTACGGCTCCGACGAAATAGACGCAGCGCAGCGCATTCGCGCGCTCAGCGCGGCAGGACTGAAGATCAGCAGCATCCGGCTGTTGCTGCCTTGCGTACTCGGCGAAAAACCTGTGTTTCATCCATGCGTGCAAGCTCGCGCGTTGCTGCGCGACGAAGTCGAAAAGCTCGACACTCGGCTGCGCGAACTCAGTGAAACGCGAAAAGTGGTCGCGAGACTGCTCGATGCGGTCGACACCAACGAGACATTGCCGCTCTAG
- a CDS encoding alpha/beta fold hydrolase has product MTPSNDTFDGTFPFAPRFSDVGGFRMHYVDEGTTGGEVVLCIHGEPTWGYLFRDLIAALAGSYRVIAPDHMGFGKSETPERRTYWLQDHIDNIEKFVLALDLSNITLVMHDFGGPVGMGLAARHPDRIRRIISTNGPTPFGQSTLFDRLNANAAVSPWFQWILRANSQGRLESVLNELSFNILSTLKLNGFENHARINDTWLRAYSSRFAVPTDSAGAIGWAKGFAIGAHRFEMPDATALDTIRSKPALAIWGEADRTLAAEHFLPLFSEIFPMAPIHRLAGVGHYSFEDAPREIAELITAFLKTH; this is encoded by the coding sequence ATGACACCATCGAATGACACGTTTGACGGAACATTTCCGTTTGCTCCGCGCTTCAGCGATGTCGGCGGCTTTCGCATGCATTACGTTGATGAGGGAACCACTGGTGGCGAGGTTGTCCTGTGCATTCATGGGGAACCGACGTGGGGCTATCTGTTTCGTGATCTGATCGCTGCACTCGCGGGCAGCTACCGTGTGATTGCGCCCGACCACATGGGCTTCGGCAAGAGCGAAACGCCGGAACGTCGGACGTACTGGCTGCAGGATCATATCGACAACATTGAAAAGTTCGTGCTTGCCCTGGACTTGAGCAACATCACTCTCGTCATGCACGACTTCGGCGGCCCCGTCGGCATGGGACTGGCCGCACGACATCCCGACCGCATTCGTCGAATCATCAGCACGAACGGCCCGACGCCTTTCGGCCAAAGCACGTTATTCGACCGCCTGAACGCAAATGCCGCAGTCTCGCCTTGGTTCCAGTGGATCCTCCGCGCTAATTCGCAAGGCCGTCTCGAATCCGTGCTGAACGAACTCAGCTTCAATATCCTGAGTACCTTGAAGCTCAACGGCTTCGAAAACCACGCGCGTATCAACGATACGTGGCTGCGTGCCTACAGCTCGCGTTTCGCCGTGCCAACCGACAGTGCTGGCGCGATAGGGTGGGCGAAGGGCTTCGCGATCGGGGCACATCGTTTCGAAATGCCAGACGCGACGGCACTCGATACAATCCGTTCAAAACCAGCGCTCGCAATCTGGGGCGAGGCCGATCGCACGCTGGCAGCTGAACACTTTCTGCCGTTGTTCAGCGAAATCTTTCCCATGGCACCGATTCACCGGCTCGCGGGAGTCGGTCATTACAGCTTCGAGGATGCACCGCGAGAGATCGCCGAGTTGATCACCGCATTCTTAAAGACCCACTAG
- a CDS encoding MFS transporter — protein MASAAELKQNASLYLLALGAFAIGTEGFMLAGLLPIIAKDLSISLAAAGQLVTVFSLSYSISSPILTTVSARVNRRRFLIVALLCFTAANFAACASPGYPTLLAARVLLAVSAGLYMPSANALAGSLVAPERRGRALATVHGGITIAVALGVPLGAWIGGHFGWRATFVGIGVLSAIVTLGVVVGLPSGIGANLSVPSLAQRVAVGRQPAVLVTLLITTLWAAGIWTIYPYLAPFLTGRPGFSGAEVGAVLLLYGVFAGIGVFISGRAIDRLGSGKVLIVCLVVMMLSYESLTASALHLEPAHARVAILVAIAAWGAAGWAFNPAQQTKLIGIAGLDVAPVSLSLNSSFTYLGFALGAALGSFIVAYSSVADIGAIGGLSELAALIITLAANRYARRACTSRSRPPPRAPTARRSRDTARTQDVEGDAMSREGINVPYDTGRTAAAPSDTSRQLRGQFVGGLIGSSNAPACCPRTVRPRGRCRGKPSLKRLSLPIR, from the coding sequence ATGGCGTCAGCCGCCGAACTAAAACAGAACGCATCGCTGTATCTCCTCGCGCTGGGGGCCTTTGCAATCGGCACCGAAGGATTCATGCTCGCGGGGCTGCTGCCGATCATCGCGAAGGATCTATCCATCAGCCTCGCAGCGGCAGGGCAGCTCGTCACCGTCTTTTCGCTATCCTATTCGATCAGCTCGCCAATCCTGACGACGGTCAGCGCGCGCGTCAACCGGAGGCGCTTCCTGATCGTCGCATTGCTGTGTTTTACCGCTGCCAATTTCGCGGCTTGCGCATCGCCCGGCTATCCGACGCTCCTGGCCGCGCGCGTGCTGCTGGCGGTGTCGGCTGGCCTGTACATGCCGAGCGCGAATGCGCTCGCCGGCTCGCTCGTCGCGCCGGAGCGCAGGGGGCGCGCGCTCGCGACCGTCCATGGCGGGATCACGATCGCCGTCGCGCTCGGCGTGCCGCTCGGCGCGTGGATCGGCGGCCACTTCGGCTGGCGCGCGACGTTCGTCGGCATCGGCGTGCTGTCCGCGATCGTGACGCTCGGGGTGGTGGTCGGCCTGCCGAGCGGGATCGGCGCGAACCTGTCGGTGCCGTCGCTCGCGCAGCGCGTGGCCGTCGGGCGGCAGCCCGCCGTACTGGTCACGCTGCTCATCACGACCCTGTGGGCCGCGGGCATCTGGACCATCTACCCGTATCTCGCGCCGTTCCTGACGGGTCGCCCCGGCTTCAGCGGCGCGGAAGTCGGCGCCGTGCTGCTGCTGTACGGCGTGTTCGCCGGAATAGGCGTGTTTATCAGCGGCCGTGCGATCGACCGCCTCGGCAGCGGCAAGGTGCTGATCGTCTGCCTGGTCGTGATGATGCTGTCGTACGAGAGCCTTACCGCCAGCGCGCTGCACTTGGAGCCCGCGCATGCGCGCGTCGCGATCCTGGTCGCGATCGCCGCGTGGGGCGCGGCTGGCTGGGCATTCAACCCGGCCCAGCAGACCAAGCTGATCGGCATCGCCGGCCTCGACGTCGCGCCGGTCTCGCTGTCGCTCAATTCGTCGTTCACGTATCTCGGCTTCGCGCTCGGCGCGGCGCTCGGGTCGTTCATCGTCGCGTACAGCTCCGTGGCGGACATCGGCGCGATCGGCGGGCTGTCCGAACTGGCCGCACTGATCATCACGCTGGCGGCCAACCGCTATGCCCGACGCGCGTGCACGTCGCGGTCCAGGCCGCCGCCCCGCGCGCCGACCGCTCGACGCAGCCGTGACACGGCGCGTACGCAAGACGTCGAAGGAGACGCCATGAGCCGGGAAGGAATCAATGTACCGTACGACACCGGCCGAACTGCAGCGGCGCCAAGCGATACCTCACGCCAACTCCGGGGGCAGTTCGTCGGCGGGTTAATCGGGTCATCGAACGCTCCCGCATGCTGCCCACGCACTGTCAGACCTCGGGGTCGCTGTCGTGGAAAACCTTCTTTGAAACGGCTGTCATTGCCGATACGTTGA
- a CDS encoding TniQ family protein: MPPSYQFATATNLSTLRISSMSAESSSNVVPWPIAPRPFYEEAFGGWLGRVATRYQVSVAMLWQMSSSEPLPSLGTAGWILFPPISQPALQRFSTLARLDEDRLRHIQTPSAGLFNWRCVPYCFRCLVLNDADVSVPRWKREWLDPTAEFCSVHHTVLETVPASVFRLSGHFAAAPRAISRYREKRAFKDRRWLR; this comes from the coding sequence ATGCCGCCGAGCTATCAATTCGCAACGGCGACGAATTTATCGACATTACGCATCTCGAGCATGTCTGCCGAGTCGAGCAGTAACGTCGTTCCATGGCCGATTGCCCCCAGGCCCTTCTACGAGGAGGCCTTTGGTGGCTGGTTAGGCCGTGTCGCGACGCGATATCAGGTGAGCGTTGCGATGCTGTGGCAGATGAGCTCGAGCGAGCCGCTGCCCTCGCTTGGGACTGCTGGATGGATTCTTTTTCCTCCGATTTCTCAACCAGCGCTTCAACGATTCTCAACGCTCGCACGTCTTGATGAAGACAGATTGAGGCACATCCAGACGCCATCGGCCGGGCTCTTCAACTGGCGCTGCGTGCCGTACTGCTTCAGATGCCTCGTGCTGAACGACGCGGACGTTTCAGTGCCTCGCTGGAAACGTGAGTGGCTCGATCCGACAGCCGAATTCTGTAGTGTGCATCACACGGTTTTGGAAACAGTCCCCGCCTCTGTATTTCGGCTGTCGGGTCACTTTGCTGCCGCGCCGCGCGCGATTAGCCGTTATCGCGAGAAACGAGCGTTCAAGGACCGTAGATGGCTGCGTTAG
- a CDS encoding DUF1810 domain-containing protein — protein sequence MNDPYDLQRFVDAQDPVYAQVCDELKSGLKRSHWMWFVFPQIEGLGDSAMAQRYAISTLAEAVAYLQHPLLGKRLRECTRLVNQVEDRSIQTIFGYPDYLKFRSSVTLFAHATADNAVFVAALEKYFGGEADHNTLARI from the coding sequence ATGAACGATCCCTATGATCTTCAGCGCTTTGTCGACGCACAAGATCCGGTGTATGCGCAGGTATGCGACGAGTTGAAGAGCGGACTCAAGCGAAGCCACTGGATGTGGTTCGTATTTCCACAGATTGAAGGACTTGGCGACAGCGCGATGGCGCAACGGTACGCGATCTCGACACTGGCCGAAGCCGTCGCGTATCTTCAGCATCCGCTGCTCGGCAAAAGGCTGCGGGAATGCACACGGCTGGTAAATCAGGTCGAAGACCGTTCGATCCAGACGATTTTCGGGTATCCGGATTACCTGAAATTCCGATCGTCGGTCACGTTGTTCGCGCACGCGACTGCCGACAACGCGGTGTTCGTGGCGGCGCTCGAGAAATATTTCGGCGGCGAGGCCGATCACAATACGCTCGCGCGAATCTAG
- a CDS encoding DUF3096 domain-containing protein — MNMLTSAGPLVSLIAGILILVIPRLLNYIVALYLIIIGLLGLFGGRLH; from the coding sequence ATGAACATGCTCACTAGCGCCGGCCCGCTGGTTTCACTGATCGCCGGCATTCTCATCCTCGTGATACCCCGTCTTCTGAACTATATCGTTGCGCTCTACCTGATCATCATCGGGTTGCTCGGTCTGTTCGGGGGACGTCTCCATTGA
- a CDS encoding YadA-like family protein, translated as MKRNQIPALVAAMFAGAGVLVAGAAHADNFVDRGNPDNALNGQCIDGTNTACIATKSGTYVATSSTNFTSGTNAKAGSSGIAIGDQSNAGSKSGTSSGGGIAIGVGAQALANSATAIGTVALAQGNTALAMGRQSAAIGDYSMALGNVADAHGTSSIALGHSALASGDRSIAIGGANPTTSDGVSNGAAYDAATQTRAGGTQSVAIGAGAQTNDDNQVAIGSGSTGANNGGTPVLGGTAAPVGGAVSFGSLGHERQLKNVAAGAADTDAVNVQQLKNVNSTLSTGIGNVDARVTSVGNALSTSIANVDQRVTSVGNSLSTSIVTATQNVVRYTDDSHAAIALDGSNGTTISGVAAGVADTDAVNVGQLKGSVAPLQTSLSTAAANITNLQNNVSGINASLSTAASNIGGLQAADARNVKYDGQRGFDSVTFAGPNGTTLHNVADGKDPHDAVNVGQLGSGLASLSTSVSNSVSTTIGNLSTSVANQIGNATKNAVQYDDDAHGGVTLGGQGAPAPVGLHNVADGVAANDAVNVGQLGKATDTLNQSIANVGNNVTKLGDQVTTNAGNIAALQQDALQWNANLGTYDASHGGNGPQRIGNLAAGRNGTDAVNVDQLNAAIHDGTSQLDALAVKYDDAGKRQVSLGAGNGGVPVRVTNVAQGDVSAGSTDAVNGAQLRRAIDGTAAALGGGATANPDGSITAPAYKVGGDSFNNVGDALTNLDGRVVGNTTTLQNHETRIGNAETNIAGNTTAIAGLQKDALQFDPTLGAYSAARGGASTKLTNVADGNVAAGSTDAVNGGQLYGVKSDLEQQITQVSNQTGEAVKNVVKYDVDGSGNRLNSVSLIGGNANAAVVLKNVAAGTDDTDAVNVKQLKSVQSNLDQLGALAVQYDDSSKSSITLGGAGGTRITNVKAGTLGTASTDAVNGSQLYATNQQVSKNTTDIANLQNNVTDIANGKAGLVQQQDPNGQITVGKDSGGTSVNFAGTAGDRVLSGVAAGVNANDAVNMAQFNDALKTAAINDKVRAAATDANTSWITRADAGSIGSTATATGKNAVAVGQGSIADRDNSFSVGAKGSERQVTNVAAGTAPTDAVNVQQLNDNLNAASTQAKGYTDQRIGQVYNAFNDLKKDMYGGVASAMAVAGLPQPTGAGRSMVSAATSNYHGQQGFAAGYSYVTENNRWVVKASVTGNARSDFGAVVGAGYQF; from the coding sequence ATGAAGAGGAACCAGATCCCGGCGCTCGTCGCCGCCATGTTCGCAGGCGCAGGCGTGCTGGTCGCGGGGGCCGCACATGCAGACAATTTCGTCGATCGCGGCAACCCGGACAATGCGTTGAACGGGCAATGCATCGACGGGACGAATACCGCCTGTATTGCGACGAAGAGCGGGACTTACGTCGCGACCAGCAGCACGAATTTCACGTCGGGCACGAATGCGAAGGCCGGTTCCAGCGGAATCGCGATCGGCGACCAGTCGAATGCCGGCAGCAAGAGCGGCACCAGCAGCGGCGGCGGGATTGCGATCGGCGTCGGTGCACAGGCGCTAGCGAACTCGGCCACGGCGATCGGCACGGTCGCGCTCGCGCAAGGCAATACGGCACTCGCGATGGGCCGCCAGTCGGCCGCGATCGGCGATTATTCGATGGCGCTCGGCAACGTCGCGGATGCGCACGGCACGAGCTCGATCGCGCTCGGTCACTCGGCACTCGCGAGCGGCGATCGCTCGATTGCGATCGGCGGCGCGAATCCGACCACGAGCGACGGCGTATCGAACGGCGCCGCGTACGACGCGGCCACCCAGACACGTGCGGGCGGCACGCAGTCCGTCGCGATCGGCGCCGGCGCGCAGACGAATGACGACAACCAGGTCGCGATCGGTTCGGGCAGCACCGGCGCGAACAACGGCGGCACGCCCGTGTTAGGCGGCACGGCGGCACCGGTCGGCGGCGCTGTCTCGTTCGGCTCGCTCGGCCACGAGCGCCAGCTCAAGAACGTTGCGGCCGGCGCGGCCGATACGGATGCCGTCAACGTCCAGCAACTGAAGAACGTCAACAGCACGCTCAGCACCGGCATCGGCAACGTCGACGCCCGCGTGACCTCCGTCGGCAATGCGTTGTCGACGTCGATCGCGAACGTCGACCAGCGCGTGACGAGCGTCGGCAACAGCCTCAGCACGAGCATCGTGACGGCGACGCAGAACGTCGTCAGATACACCGACGATTCGCATGCCGCGATCGCACTCGACGGCAGCAACGGCACGACAATCAGCGGTGTTGCCGCAGGTGTCGCCGATACGGATGCGGTCAATGTCGGGCAATTGAAGGGTAGCGTTGCACCGCTGCAGACGTCGCTGTCGACCGCTGCCGCGAACATCACGAACCTGCAGAACAACGTGTCCGGCATCAATGCGTCGCTCAGCACGGCGGCGTCGAACATCGGCGGCCTGCAGGCAGCCGATGCGCGCAACGTGAAGTACGACGGTCAGAGGGGCTTCGACTCGGTCACGTTTGCCGGGCCGAACGGCACGACGCTGCACAACGTCGCGGACGGCAAGGATCCGCACGACGCCGTGAACGTCGGCCAGCTCGGCAGCGGCCTCGCATCGCTCAGCACGAGCGTGAGCAACAGCGTCAGCACGACGATCGGTAATCTGAGCACGTCGGTCGCGAACCAGATCGGCAACGCGACGAAGAACGCGGTGCAGTACGACGACGATGCGCATGGCGGCGTCACGCTCGGCGGCCAGGGTGCGCCGGCACCGGTTGGCCTGCACAACGTCGCGGATGGCGTGGCTGCGAACGATGCGGTGAACGTCGGCCAGCTCGGCAAGGCGACCGACACGCTGAATCAGTCGATCGCCAACGTCGGTAACAACGTGACGAAGCTCGGCGACCAGGTCACGACGAACGCCGGCAACATCGCGGCGCTGCAGCAGGATGCGCTGCAATGGAACGCAAACCTCGGGACCTACGACGCGAGCCATGGCGGCAACGGCCCGCAGCGCATCGGCAACCTCGCGGCCGGCCGGAACGGTACCGACGCGGTCAACGTCGACCAGTTGAACGCGGCGATCCACGACGGCACGAGCCAGCTCGACGCGCTCGCCGTGAAATACGACGATGCCGGCAAGCGGCAGGTTTCGCTCGGCGCGGGTAACGGCGGGGTGCCGGTGCGCGTGACCAATGTCGCGCAAGGCGATGTGTCGGCCGGCAGCACGGATGCGGTGAACGGCGCGCAATTGCGCCGCGCGATCGACGGCACGGCGGCCGCGCTCGGCGGCGGTGCAACGGCGAATCCTGACGGCTCGATCACGGCGCCTGCATACAAGGTAGGTGGCGATTCGTTCAACAATGTCGGCGACGCGCTGACGAACCTCGATGGTCGCGTCGTCGGCAACACCACGACGCTTCAAAATCACGAGACGCGCATCGGCAACGCCGAAACCAACATCGCGGGCAATACGACCGCGATCGCCGGGCTGCAGAAGGATGCATTGCAGTTCGATCCGACGCTCGGCGCATACAGCGCCGCTCGTGGAGGCGCATCGACGAAACTGACCAACGTCGCCGACGGGAACGTCGCCGCCGGCAGCACCGATGCGGTGAACGGCGGCCAGTTGTACGGCGTGAAGTCCGATCTCGAGCAACAAATCACGCAGGTATCGAACCAGACTGGCGAGGCCGTGAAGAATGTCGTCAAGTACGACGTCGACGGCAGCGGCAACCGGCTGAACTCGGTGTCGTTGATCGGCGGCAACGCGAACGCGGCGGTCGTGCTGAAGAACGTCGCGGCCGGCACCGACGATACGGATGCCGTGAACGTGAAGCAACTGAAATCGGTGCAGTCGAATCTCGATCAGCTGGGCGCGCTCGCCGTGCAGTACGACGACAGCTCGAAGAGCTCGATCACGCTCGGCGGTGCGGGCGGCACGCGCATCACCAACGTGAAGGCCGGCACGCTCGGCACGGCCAGCACGGACGCTGTCAACGGTTCTCAGCTCTACGCGACGAACCAGCAGGTGTCGAAAAACACGACCGATATCGCCAACCTTCAGAACAACGTGACCGACATTGCGAACGGGAAGGCCGGCCTCGTGCAGCAGCAGGATCCGAACGGCCAGATCACGGTCGGCAAGGATTCGGGCGGCACCAGCGTCAACTTTGCCGGCACGGCGGGCGACCGCGTGCTGAGCGGTGTCGCGGCCGGTGTGAACGCCAACGATGCGGTCAACATGGCTCAGTTCAACGATGCACTGAAGACCGCGGCGATCAACGACAAGGTCCGCGCGGCGGCGACAGATGCAAACACGTCGTGGATCACGCGCGCGGATGCGGGATCGATCGGATCGACGGCGACGGCAACGGGCAAGAATGCAGTGGCGGTCGGCCAGGGCTCGATTGCCGATCGCGACAACTCGTTCTCGGTCGGCGCGAAGGGCAGCGAGCGCCAGGTCACGAACGTGGCGGCCGGCACGGCGCCGACCGATGCGGTGAACGTGCAGCAGCTCAACGACAACCTCAACGCAGCGTCGACGCAGGCGAAAGGCTACACCGACCAGCGGATCGGGCAGGTGTACAACGCGTTCAACGACCTGAAGAAGGACATGTACGGCGGCGTGGCGTCGGCGATGGCGGTGGCCGGGTTGCCGCAGCCGACCGGGGCAGGGCGTTCGATGGTGTCGGCGGCGACTTCGAATTATCACGGGCAACAAGGTTTCGCGGCCGGGTATTCGTACGTGACGGAGAACAATCGCTGGGTCGTCAAGGCGTCGGTGACGGGTAATGCACGGTCGGACTTCGGTGCGGTGGTCGGGGCGGGGTACCAGTTCTGA
- a CDS encoding response regulator — MPRPSSALGRAHILIVDDQPEQLRLLIDILRGTGCRISVAFDGLQACERAQALVPDLILMDVRMPRMDGFTACRRLAADPLTSAIPVIFLTVAGELHERVEGLEIGGVDYVVKPFEPAEVIARIRVQLMRTVRPVPADTEDMAEAPAPFAAGKDDDIIVRAAIRHLSRSLNDPPTVEQLARAVGTHEKRLSRAFRDNLGQTVFEYLRHERLRIAQDLLDSTSLSIASIAKEIGFSSPANFATAFRERFGITPTEWRRQRHAAGRATARKPQRDA; from the coding sequence ATGCCTCGACCGAGCTCCGCATTGGGCCGCGCCCATATCCTGATCGTCGACGATCAGCCCGAGCAACTGCGCTTGCTGATCGATATCCTGCGCGGCACCGGGTGCCGGATCAGCGTCGCTTTCGACGGATTGCAAGCGTGCGAGCGTGCGCAGGCGCTCGTGCCGGACCTGATCCTGATGGATGTGCGCATGCCGCGCATGGACGGCTTCACCGCATGCCGCCGGCTTGCCGCCGATCCGCTGACGAGCGCTATTCCGGTCATTTTCCTGACGGTGGCCGGCGAGTTGCACGAGCGCGTCGAGGGGCTCGAGATCGGCGGCGTCGACTATGTGGTGAAACCGTTCGAGCCGGCGGAAGTCATCGCACGAATTCGCGTACAGCTGATGCGAACGGTCCGCCCGGTTCCGGCGGATACGGAGGATATGGCGGAGGCGCCCGCCCCGTTCGCGGCCGGCAAGGACGACGACATCATCGTGCGCGCGGCGATTCGCCATCTGTCGCGATCGCTGAACGATCCGCCGACGGTCGAGCAACTGGCGCGCGCGGTCGGCACGCATGAGAAGCGCCTGTCGCGCGCGTTTCGCGACAATCTCGGGCAGACGGTGTTCGAGTATCTGCGGCACGAACGCCTGCGGATCGCCCAGGATCTGCTTGATTCGACGTCGCTCAGCATCGCAAGCATCGCGAAGGAGATCGGTTTTTCCTCACCGGCGAATTTCGCCACCGCGTTCCGCGAACGGTTCGGCATCACGCCGACCGAATGGCGACGACAGCGCCATGCAGCCGGACGCGCGACGGCCCGTAAGCCGCAGCGCGACGCGTAG